A stretch of the Macaca mulatta isolate MMU2019108-1 chromosome 14, T2T-MMU8v2.0, whole genome shotgun sequence genome encodes the following:
- the SLC39A13 gene encoding zinc transporter ZIP13 isoform X18, whose translation MPGCPCPGCGMAGPRLLFLTALALELLGRAGGSQPALRSRGTATACRLDNKESESWGALLSGERLDTWICSLLGSLMVGLSGVFPLLVIPLEMGTMLRSEAGAWRLKQLLSFALGGLLGNVFLHLLPEAWAYTCSAGPGGEGQSLQQQQQLGLWVIAGILTFLALEKMFLDSKAERTSQVSGYLNLLANTIDNFTHGLAVAASFLVSKKIGLLTTMAILLHEIPHEVGDFAILLRAGFDRWSAAKLQLSTALGGLLGAGFAICTQSPKGRRRQPGSCPSPLEAFSTSPW comes from the exons ATGCCTGGATGTCCCTGCCCTGGCTGTGGCATGGCGGGCCCAAGGCTCCTCTTCCTCACCGCCCTTGCCCTGGAGCTCTTGGGAAGGGCTGGGGGTTCCCAGCCGGCCCTCCGGAGCCGGGGGACTGCGACGGCCTGCCGCCTGGACAACAAGGAAAGCGAGTCCTGGGGGGCTCTGCTGAGCGGAGAGCGGCTGGACACCTGGATCTGCTCCCTCCTGGGTTCCCTCATGGTGGGGCTCAGTGGGGTCTTCCCGTTGCTCGTCATTCCCCTAGAGATGGGGACCATGCTGCGCTCAGAAG CTGGGGCCTGGCGCCTGAAGCAGCTGCTCAGCTTCGCCCTGGGGGGACTCTTGGGCAATGTGTTTCTGCACCTGCTGCCCGAAGCCTGGGCCTACACGTGCAGCGCCGGCCCTG GTGGTGAGGGGCAGagcctgcagcagcagcagcagctggggcTATGGGTCATTGCTGGCATCCTGACCTTCCTGGCGTTGGAGAAGATGTTCCTGGACAGCAAGGCGGAGAGGACCAGCCAG GTCAGCGGCTACCTCAACCTGCTGGCCAACACCATCGACAACTTCACCCATGGGCTGGCTGTGGCTGCCAGCTTCCTTGTGAGCAAGAAG ATCGGGCTCCTGACAACCATGGCCATCCTCCTGCACGAGATCCCCCATGAG GTGGGCGACTTTGCCATCCTGCTCCGGGCTGGCTTTGACCGATGGAGCGCAGCCAAGCTGCAACTCTCGACAGCGCTGGGGGGCCTGCTGGGCGCCGGCTTTGCCATCTGTACCCAGTCCCCCAAGGGA AGGAGACGGCAGCCTGGGTCCTGCCCTTCACCTCTGGAGGCTTTCTCTACATCGCCTTGGTGA